In Dermatophilus congolensis, a genomic segment contains:
- a CDS encoding ABC transporter ATP-binding protein: MIVDLHSVVVKHPRSSFQLLIPSIHVRAGEFIAICGPSGTGKSTLLDVCAGTIPATSGQVHVLGLDLRHARARRQVRRKGTYLIQRGSVVEYLTALENVLIAGEIAGIRRDTDTARNALETVGLLNHADSRISHMSGGQRQRVAMASAIYRRSPLVWADGPTSALDATNSDLVLSGLRDLAHHANTTVMCVTHDTNRAQNYADRILTIDNGQIQETHTQKSEPAQARTESTPQ, from the coding sequence ATGATCGTGGACCTACACAGCGTCGTGGTGAAACACCCGCGCTCGTCTTTCCAGCTCCTCATACCCTCAATCCATGTCCGTGCCGGCGAATTCATTGCCATATGCGGACCCTCCGGAACCGGGAAATCCACACTTTTAGACGTCTGTGCTGGAACTATCCCCGCCACCTCCGGGCAAGTCCACGTCCTAGGCCTGGACCTTCGGCATGCTCGAGCACGCCGACAAGTGCGCCGCAAAGGCACCTACCTCATCCAGCGAGGATCCGTCGTGGAATACCTCACCGCACTGGAAAACGTTCTCATAGCCGGTGAAATCGCCGGTATTCGCCGTGACACCGACACAGCCCGGAACGCACTAGAAACAGTAGGACTCCTCAACCACGCCGACTCTCGAATTTCACATATGTCCGGCGGACAACGCCAGCGAGTGGCAATGGCCAGCGCCATCTATCGACGCTCTCCACTGGTCTGGGCAGACGGACCCACCTCAGCACTGGACGCCACCAACTCCGACCTCGTCCTGTCTGGTCTACGTGACCTCGCCCATCACGCCAATACCACCGTCATGTGCGTCACCCACGACACTAACCGCGCCCAAAACTACGCCGACCGCATCCTGACCATCGACAACGGACAGATCCAAGAAACCCACACTCAGAAAAGCGAACCAGCACAAGCCCGCACAGAAAGCACACCGCAGTGA
- a CDS encoding DeoR/GlpR family DNA-binding transcription regulator: protein MERTRGTAPSATRSLGGRRDRALDIVTQRGRVEVGELAALLGVSQVTVRKDLDELTRQGLLRREHGAAVANAGDDIRARLASGFKVKSHIARAAAQTVPDGETILIESGSTAALFAEELCAADRGTTIITNSAFIADYVRNTSAPRVIVLGGEYQTRPQVMVGPLLAAAARNFHVTSCFIGVDGFDTGRGFSGRDIARAEAVRAMAAQAEEIVVLSDSSKFGTRAPVHLCSAGAVGRVFTDANISDEALAELCSCGVDVTTVTAAHND, encoded by the coding sequence ATGGAGCGAACAAGAGGAACCGCCCCCTCCGCTACCCGAAGCCTCGGCGGCCGACGTGACCGTGCACTGGACATCGTTACCCAACGTGGCCGTGTTGAAGTCGGTGAGCTCGCTGCACTCCTAGGCGTCAGTCAAGTCACCGTTCGCAAAGACCTCGACGAACTCACCCGACAAGGGTTACTTCGCCGCGAACATGGAGCTGCGGTCGCTAACGCTGGTGATGACATCCGCGCCCGCCTTGCCTCTGGTTTCAAAGTGAAATCCCACATCGCGCGAGCCGCCGCGCAAACCGTTCCCGACGGCGAAACCATCTTGATCGAATCAGGATCCACTGCAGCCCTATTCGCTGAAGAGCTCTGTGCCGCAGACCGCGGCACCACCATCATCACTAACTCCGCTTTCATCGCCGACTACGTCCGTAACACCTCCGCCCCTCGCGTCATCGTTCTCGGCGGCGAATACCAAACCCGACCTCAAGTCATGGTGGGTCCACTCCTGGCTGCAGCAGCGAGAAACTTCCACGTCACCTCATGCTTCATCGGTGTCGACGGATTCGACACCGGCCGGGGTTTTTCCGGTCGTGACATCGCCCGAGCCGAAGCAGTCCGCGCCATGGCAGCTCAAGCTGAAGAGATCGTCGTCCTCAGCGACTCCAGCAAATTCGGAACACGTGCCCCTGTACATCTGTGCTCAGCCGGAGCGGTAGGCCGCGTCTTCACCGATGCCAATATCAGTGACGAAGCCCTCGCTGAACTGTGCTCCTGCGGTGTAGACGTCACCACTGTCACCGCAGCACACAACGACTGA
- a CDS encoding YbiU family protein — protein sequence MTNTALPVIPASTAPTDFATAVRTAKKDIISEIGSPQAAYASMMDHLRPVLEEIIALRDAGKQVWPQIDYDRIASGAVTEAERDLIRARGCLVIRGHFPREQALDWDARLEEYVDANDFARIYRGAGDDFFSTTSASKPAIYPIYWSPSQMEARQSSRMNCAQSFLNRLWKYESNGTRWFDPDRSIIYPDRIRRRAPGSSNGGLGAHCDSGSLERWLLPAYRKVYSALYVGRPELYDPWDAAHRPQMHEYEGGTTKCSVFRTFQGWTALSDMRNDQGVLHTVPAPEALGSVLLRALLPDVAPDELCGVQPRMVLAVLEKWHPELHAALTPIPDLRAGDSVWWHADVIHSVAAVQNQNGWGNVMYIPAAPACTKNLIYARHTYRDFLAGRSPHDFPAEHYETDWSGRFTAEQLTDHGRRAFDLDTVNG from the coding sequence GTGACCAATACCGCTCTTCCAGTGATCCCTGCCTCGACAGCACCTACTGATTTCGCTACGGCCGTCCGCACAGCCAAGAAAGACATCATTTCCGAAATCGGTTCTCCTCAAGCTGCTTACGCGTCGATGATGGATCATCTTCGTCCCGTTCTTGAGGAAATCATTGCGTTGCGGGACGCTGGAAAACAGGTGTGGCCGCAGATCGACTACGACCGGATTGCTTCTGGTGCCGTCACCGAGGCAGAACGAGATCTCATCCGGGCGCGTGGCTGCCTGGTAATCCGTGGCCATTTCCCCCGCGAACAAGCTCTGGACTGGGACGCACGTTTAGAGGAATACGTCGACGCTAATGATTTCGCGCGGATCTACCGTGGCGCAGGGGATGACTTTTTCAGCACTACCTCTGCTTCCAAACCCGCGATCTACCCGATCTACTGGTCACCTTCCCAGATGGAGGCCCGTCAATCCTCCCGTATGAACTGTGCCCAGTCGTTCCTCAATCGCCTCTGGAAATACGAATCAAACGGGACCCGGTGGTTTGACCCAGACCGCAGCATTATCTATCCCGATCGCATCCGTCGCCGCGCCCCCGGCAGCAGCAACGGTGGTCTTGGGGCGCATTGCGACTCTGGTTCGCTAGAGAGGTGGCTGCTCCCGGCATACCGCAAGGTGTATTCCGCTCTCTACGTGGGGCGCCCCGAGCTTTACGACCCATGGGATGCAGCTCACCGGCCCCAGATGCACGAGTACGAAGGCGGCACCACCAAATGTTCGGTGTTTCGCACTTTCCAGGGGTGGACGGCTCTGTCTGACATGCGCAATGACCAAGGGGTCTTACACACTGTTCCTGCTCCTGAGGCACTCGGGAGTGTTTTGCTTCGGGCATTACTGCCTGACGTGGCCCCAGACGAGCTGTGTGGTGTGCAGCCCCGTATGGTCTTGGCTGTTCTCGAAAAGTGGCACCCCGAGCTGCATGCCGCGCTGACTCCTATCCCTGATCTACGGGCTGGTGACTCGGTGTGGTGGCACGCCGACGTTATCCATTCTGTCGCTGCGGTGCAGAACCAGAATGGTTGGGGCAACGTCATGTATATCCCTGCGGCCCCGGCGTGTACGAAGAACCTCATTTATGCCCGCCACACGTACCGTGACTTTCTCGCTGGTCGGTCACCGCACGATTTCCCGGCAGAACATTACGAAACCGATTGGTCTGGCAGGTTCACTGCCGAGCAGCTCACTGATCACGGGCGCCGAGCTTTCGACCTGGACACAGTGAATGGGTAA
- a CDS encoding 4Fe-4S dicluster domain-containing protein: MPTLHTTPQAPAATTELGAVRQWLQSRSAGIEAVLICAEHPHPHDTAYAVTRARPEAVVIRAPGCLAHVRRSQVVHILADGAAGVRLLINGCARPDHVHARMNDLLALIRDTNTTPPETEQKNPGTPSLQVWTSLPPATGRPVTPIPLLEGKSMPVSRRTLISAPSQSTLPHRQASEHSDLITALVNLHETTGHRVPDATAAATTAAPAVMLAAPGCNACGTCIRTCPEKALDLQIVSESTAVLTENIAACSGCRHCVQMCPSHVLTVRRHARWSDQLRGGVLPVAQQEVAPCTRCCAPTPVDAGGLCQVCAYRRKKPFGSTLPARDRQ, translated from the coding sequence ATGCCAACTCTGCACACCACCCCACAAGCTCCTGCTGCGACGACAGAACTCGGTGCAGTACGACAGTGGCTACAAAGCAGATCAGCCGGAATCGAAGCGGTGCTGATATGTGCAGAACATCCACACCCGCACGACACCGCATATGCGGTTACCCGTGCCCGCCCAGAAGCGGTAGTCATCCGGGCACCAGGATGCTTAGCCCACGTGCGCCGCAGCCAGGTGGTGCACATCCTGGCCGATGGCGCCGCCGGTGTGCGTCTGCTCATCAACGGATGCGCTCGCCCTGACCACGTGCATGCACGAATGAATGACCTCCTGGCCCTCATACGTGACACAAACACCACCCCGCCCGAAACAGAACAGAAAAATCCAGGCACCCCTTCGCTCCAGGTGTGGACATCACTGCCACCTGCCACTGGCCGCCCCGTCACACCGATACCGCTGCTCGAAGGCAAATCCATGCCGGTCTCGCGCCGCACCCTCATCAGCGCACCATCCCAGAGCACTCTGCCCCACCGGCAGGCATCCGAGCACAGTGACCTCATCACCGCCCTGGTGAACTTGCATGAAACCACCGGGCACCGCGTCCCCGATGCAACCGCTGCAGCCACTACCGCTGCCCCAGCGGTGATGCTCGCAGCTCCCGGATGCAACGCGTGCGGCACCTGCATACGAACGTGCCCGGAAAAAGCCCTAGACCTGCAGATTGTTAGCGAAAGTACAGCTGTGCTGACCGAAAATATCGCAGCCTGCTCCGGATGCCGTCACTGTGTCCAGATGTGCCCATCACACGTGCTCACGGTGCGTCGGCATGCTCGGTGGAGCGATCAACTGCGGGGAGGTGTCTTACCCGTTGCCCAACAGGAAGTTGCCCCGTGTACGCGTTGCTGCGCCCCCACCCCTGTTGATGCAGGTGGACTCTGTCAGGTGTGCGCTTACCGAAGGAAAAAACCTTTCGGCTCAACACTGCCTGCCCGGGATAGACAGTAA